The nucleotide sequence CTATTCCTTGTACCAGTTGGTAAAGTCAGATATGAAACGTAATCCTTTGTCGGGGGAGGTTTTTCTCTTCCTTGGCAGGAACCGGTCGTTAATTAAGATCCTTCATTGGGAAAATGGAGGATTTGTTTTGTATCAGAAAAAACTGGAACAGGGCACCTTTGAAGTTCCCCGATTTAACCCTTCAAGCAATG is from uncultured Macellibacteroides sp. and encodes:
- the tnpB gene encoding IS66 family insertion sequence element accessory protein TnpB (TnpB, as the term is used for proteins encoded by IS66 family insertion elements, is considered an accessory protein, since TnpC, encoded by a neighboring gene, is a DDE family transposase.) — its product is MFALTESMNYYLCPHYVDMRKGIYSLYQLVKSDMKRNPLSGEVFLFLGRNRSLIKILHWENGGFVLYQKKLEQGTFEVPRFNPSSNEFEMKWKTFVLIMEGVSVRSAKYRRRFKY